A single genomic interval of Pseudorca crassidens isolate mPseCra1 chromosome 19, mPseCra1.hap1, whole genome shotgun sequence harbors:
- the ENO3 gene encoding beta-enolase, with protein sequence MAMQKIFAREILDSRGNPTVEVDLHTAKGRFRAAVPSGASTGIYEALELRDGDKSRYLGKGVLKAVEHINKTLGPALLEKKLSVVDQEKVDKFMIELDGTENKSKFGANAILGVSLAVCKAGAAEKGVPLYRHIADLAGNPDLILPVPAFNVINGGSHAGNKLAMQEFMILPVGARSFREAMRIGAEVYHHLKGVIKAKYGKDATNVGDEGGFAPNILENNEALELLKTAIQAAGYPDKVVIGMDVAASEFYRHGKYDLDFKSPDDPARHITGEKLGELYKSFIKNYPVVSIEDPFDQDDWATWTSFLSGVNIQIVGDDLTVTNPKRISQAIEKKACNCLLLKVNQIGSVTESIQACKLAQSNGWGVMVSHRSGETEDTFIADLVVGLCTGQIKTGAPCRSERLAKYNQLMRIEEALGDKAVFAGHKFRNPKAK encoded by the exons ATGGCCATGCAGAAAATCTTTGCCCGAGAAATCCTGGACTCCAGGGGCAACCCCACAGTGGAGGTGGACCTGCACACGGCCAAGG GCCGATTCCGAGCAGCTGTGCCCAGTGGAGCTTCCACAGGTATCTATGAAGCTCTGGAACTAAGAGATGGAGACAAATCTCGCTACCTGGGGAAAG GGGTCCTGAAGGCCGTGGAACACATCAATAAGACTCTAGGCCCCGCACTGCTGGAAAAG AAACTAAGCGTGGTGGATCAAGAAAAAGTTGACAAATTTATGATTGAGCTGGATGGGACAGAGAATAAGT CCAAGTTTGGGGCCAATGCCATCCTGGGTGTGTCCCTGGCCGTGTGCAAGGCCGGAGCAGCTGAGAAGGGGGTCCCACTCTACCGACACATTGCAGATCTCGCCGGGAACCCAGACCTGATCCTCCCGGTCCCT GCCTTCAATGTGATCAACGGGGGCTCCCATGCTGGAAACAAGCTGGCCATGCAGGAGTTCATGATCCTGCCCGTGGGAGCCCGATCCTTCAGGGAAGCCATGCGCATCGGTGCCGAGGTCTACCACCACCTCAAGGGGGTCATCAAGGCCAAGTATGGGAAGGACGCCACCAATGTGGGTGATGAGGGCGGCTTTGCACCCAACATCCTGGAGAACAATGAAG ccctggagctgctgaagaCCGCCATCCAGGCGGCTGGTTACCCCGACAAGGTGGTGATTGGCATGGATGTGGCGGCGTCTGAGTTCTATCGCCACGGAAAGTATGATCTTGACTTCAAGTCACCTGATGACCCCGCACGGCACATCACTGGGGAGAAGCTGGGGGAGCTGTATAAAAGCTTCATCAAGAACTATCCTG TGGTCTCCATCGAGGACCCTTTTGACCAGGATGACTGGGCTACCTGGACCTCATTCCTCTCGGGGGTCAACATCCAGATCGTGGGGGATGACCTCACAGTCACCAACCCCAAGAGGATTAGCCAGGCCATTGAGAAGAAGGCCTGCAACTGCCTGCTGCTGAAGGTCAACCAGATCGGCTCAGTGACCGAATCCATCCAGGC CTGCAAACTGGCTCAGTCTAACGGCTGGGGGGTGATGGTGAGCCACCGCTCTGGGGAAACCGAGGACACGTTCATCGCTGACCTCGTGGTTGGGCTCTGCACAGGACAG ATCAAGACTGGTGCCCCCTGCCGCTCAGAGCGTCTGGCCAAATACAATCAGCTCATGAG GATTGAGGAGGCTCTCGGGGACAAGGCTGTTTTTGCTGGACACAAGTTCCGTAACCCAAAGGCCAAGTGA
- the SPAG7 gene encoding sperm-associated antigen 7: protein MADLLGSILSSMEKPPSLGDQETRRKAREQAARLKKLQEQEKQQKVEFRKRMEKEVSDFIQDSGQIKKKFQPMNKIERSILHDVVEVAGLTSFSFGEDDECRYVMIFKKEFAPSDEELDSYRRGEEWDPQKAEEKRRLKELAQRQEEEAARQGPVVVSPASDYKDKYSHLIGKGAAKDAAHMLQANKTYGCVPVANKRDTRSIEEAMNEIRAKKRLRQSGEELPPTS, encoded by the exons ATGGCGGACCTACTGGGCTCCATCCTGAGCTCCATGGAGAAGCCACCCAGCCTCGGTGACCAGGAGACTCGGCGCAAGGCCCGAG AGCAGGCAGCCCGCCTGAAGAAACTACAGGAGCAAGAGAAACAGCAGAAAGTGGAGTTTCGTAAAAGG ATGGAGAAAGAGGTGTCAGATTTCATCCAAGACAGTGGGCAGATCAAGAAAAAGTTTCAGCCGATGAACAAGATAGAGAGGAGCATACT ACACGATGTGGTGGAAGTGGCTGGCCTGACATCCTTCTCCTTTGGGGAAGATGACGAATGTCGCTATGTCATGATCTTCAAAAAG GAGTTTGCACCCTCCGATGAAGAGCTGGACTCCTACCGTCGTGGCGAGGAGTGGGACCCCCAGAAGGCTGAGGAGAAACGGAGGCTGAAG GAGCTGGCCCAGCggcaggaggaggaggcagcCCGGCAGGGACCTGTGGTGGTGAGCCCTGCCAGCGACTACAAGGACAAGTACAGCCACCTCATTGGGAAGGGGGCAGCCAAGGATGCGGCCCACATGCTGCAGGCCAACAAGACCTACGGCTGTG tgCCTGTGGCCAACAAGAGGGACACACGCTCCATTGAAGAGGCCATGAATGAGATCCGGGCCAAGAAGCGTCTGCGGCAGAGCGGGGAAGAGTTGCCACCTACCTCCTAG